A genomic window from Salvia miltiorrhiza cultivar Shanhuang (shh) chromosome 5, IMPLAD_Smil_shh, whole genome shotgun sequence includes:
- the LOC130986645 gene encoding AP-2 complex subunit sigma, whose amino-acid sequence MIRFILLQNRQGKTRLAKYYIPLEESEKHKVEYEVHRLVVNRDPKFTNFVEFRTHKVIYRRYAGLFFSLCVDITDNELAYLESIHLFVEILDHFFSNVCELDLVFNFHKVYLILDEFILAGELQETSKKAIIERMGELEKLD is encoded by the exons ATG ATCCGGTTCATACTATTGCAGAACAGGCAAGGGAAAACTCGATTGGCCAAATACTACATTCCTCTCGAGGAGTCCGAGAAACATAAGGTTGAGTACGAG GTTCATCGTTTGGTTGTTAATAGGGATCCCAAATTCACCAATTTCGTGGAG TTCCGAACCCACAAGGTCATCTACAGGCGATATGCTGGTTTATTTTTCTCGTTGTGTGTAGACATTACAGACAATGAATTGGCGTATTTGGAGAGCATTCACTTATTTGTGGAGATACTGGACCATTTTTTCAGCAATGTGTGTGAACTAGATCTCGTATTTAATTTCCACAAG GTATATCTCATACTAGATGAGTTCATACTTGCTGGAGAACTGCAAGAAACAAGCAAGAAG GCAATCATCGAGAGAATGGGAGAATTGGAAAAGCTGGATTAG